The Peribacillus sp. FSL P2-0133 genome has a segment encoding these proteins:
- a CDS encoding LLM class flavin-dependent oxidoreductase: MAQDRQMKLAAYLIGTGMHVASWRHPASNPNASIDVKALQRLSKIAEKGKFDLAFVADSLAINHESHPQILNRFDPIVLITALAAATEKIGIGATASTTYSEPYVLARQFASVDHISGGRVGWNVVTTADATGETALNFSRDKHWAHDHRYERAEEFIDVVQGLWDSWEDDAFVHNKETGHFFDPDKVHELRHKGNYFSVKGPLNIARSAQGQPVIIQAGASIPGQRLAARTAEVVFTHWDNIEESKRYYQELKSSLMDFGRSGEELHILHGISPIIGETEEIAIQKYNKLQSLVDPYESLKFVSGYMGNVDFSKYSLDTPAKDVDFPSVNSIQSNFNEMKKIIDEEDIKVGELYARFFSPARRDRFVGTPAQVADEMELWFTEKASDGFMLQFPLLPGDLEDFVELVVPILQERGLFRLDYEGDTLRDHLGLKNPKNRFVNEEITN; encoded by the coding sequence ATGGCTCAAGACAGACAGATGAAGTTAGCTGCTTATCTGATTGGAACAGGCATGCATGTTGCGTCGTGGAGGCATCCGGCATCAAATCCGAATGCAAGTATCGATGTAAAAGCTTTGCAAAGACTCTCAAAAATTGCGGAGAAAGGGAAATTTGATCTTGCCTTTGTGGCAGATAGTTTGGCCATTAATCATGAATCACATCCTCAAATACTTAATCGGTTTGATCCGATTGTACTTATTACAGCATTAGCTGCAGCGACAGAAAAAATTGGCATTGGGGCGACAGCTTCTACAACGTACAGTGAACCTTATGTACTCGCTCGCCAATTTGCTTCTGTTGACCATATAAGCGGCGGACGGGTGGGCTGGAATGTTGTTACGACAGCTGATGCGACCGGAGAAACGGCCTTGAATTTCAGTCGCGATAAACATTGGGCGCACGATCATCGTTATGAACGAGCGGAGGAGTTCATCGACGTTGTCCAAGGATTATGGGATTCGTGGGAAGATGATGCGTTTGTGCATAACAAAGAAACGGGACATTTTTTTGATCCTGATAAAGTACATGAGCTTCGGCATAAAGGCAACTATTTTTCAGTTAAAGGTCCGTTGAATATTGCACGCTCGGCGCAGGGGCAGCCGGTTATTATTCAAGCGGGTGCGTCAATACCAGGGCAGCGATTAGCCGCTCGAACAGCCGAAGTCGTTTTCACTCATTGGGATAACATTGAAGAATCGAAACGATATTATCAAGAATTAAAATCGTCTTTAATGGATTTTGGAAGAAGCGGGGAAGAGCTCCACATCCTTCACGGAATTTCCCCTATTATCGGAGAAACCGAAGAAATAGCCATTCAAAAATACAATAAACTCCAAAGTCTCGTTGACCCTTATGAGAGTTTGAAATTCGTTTCTGGTTATATGGGCAACGTAGATTTTTCAAAATATTCTTTAGATACACCAGCGAAGGATGTTGATTTTCCATCAGTAAATAGCATACAAAGTAATTTTAATGAAATGAAGAAAATTATTGATGAAGAAGACATAAAAGTCGGTGAATTATATGCGAGATTTTTCAGTCCTGCCAGACGGGATAGATTTGTCGGTACACCAGCTCAAGTAGCCGATGAAATGGAGTTATGGTTTACTGAAAAAGCTTCAGATGGCTTTATGCTTCAATTTCCACTGTTACCAGGCGACTTAGAGGATTTCGTCGAGTTGGTGGTTCCAATTTTACAGGAGAGAGGTTTGTTCCGTTTGGACTACGAAGGAGACACTCTCCGTGATCATCTTGGATTAAAGAATCCAAAAAATCGCTTTGTTAACGAAGAAATAACAAATTAA
- a CDS encoding helix-turn-helix domain-containing protein, translating to MINKAEILMHPVRIKITQALMRNRENGLTPLEMLKIIKDVPQATLYRHIQVLLDSGVIRIVKEKKVRSVSEKYYVLNEEEARLSGEEWKKSSNEKKVNYFSYYQLSLMTQYQNYLNKLEERDCAEDGSTFSLLELKLDDESFINFQNELNDLMLKYYKATNQSAKQDSPIRTIGVTIIPES from the coding sequence ATGATTAATAAAGCTGAAATTTTAATGCATCCTGTAAGAATAAAGATTACCCAAGCTTTAATGAGAAACAGGGAAAATGGCTTAACACCATTGGAAATGTTAAAAATCATTAAAGATGTACCCCAAGCAACATTATATAGACATATACAGGTTCTGTTGGATTCAGGGGTCATTCGCATTGTAAAAGAGAAAAAAGTGAGATCCGTTTCCGAAAAATACTATGTTTTAAATGAAGAAGAAGCGCGACTTAGCGGGGAAGAATGGAAAAAATCTTCTAATGAAAAAAAGGTGAATTATTTTTCTTATTATCAATTATCCCTTATGACTCAATATCAAAACTATCTTAATAAATTAGAAGAAAGAGACTGCGCGGAGGATGGCTCAACCTTTTCCCTTTTAGAACTAAAGCTTGATGATGAAAGCTTTATTAACTTCCAAAATGAATTGAACGATTTAATGTTAAAATACTACAAAGCTACGAATCAAAGTGCTAAACAAGACTCTCCTATTCGAACAATCGGCGTTACAATTATTCCAGAATCATAA
- a CDS encoding amidohydrolase, producing the protein MSRELEKRLISIRRHLHQYPELSNEEFETTKSIQTWLEEESIEIRHTGLKTGVFADIKGGQPGPTVAIRADIDALPIEERTGLPFASKVKGVMHACGHDFHTAAVMGAAYLLKECQSELCGTVRLLFQPAEEFGGGAVHVIKDGQIDDVAAVIGLHNKPNLPVGTIGIKDGPLMAAVDRFHIVLQGKGSHAAIPQHGKDPIAAAAQLITALQTIVSRNVSPLDSAVVSVTRITGGNTWNVIPGDVILEGTIRTFNSEIREELKNKFYSIVNHIAAAFSQEAAIGWFPGPPALHNHPAVTEMARRSALEQSLHVINPEPSMGGEDFAYYLQHIPGTFAFFGTNGNEDWHHPAFTVDEKAIIKAAYFLSGSAKDLLSNHGKW; encoded by the coding sequence ATGAGTCGAGAGCTGGAAAAGCGCTTAATATCGATACGGCGCCATTTACATCAATATCCGGAATTATCTAATGAAGAGTTCGAAACGACAAAATCGATACAAACGTGGCTCGAGGAAGAGAGCATTGAGATCCGTCATACAGGATTGAAAACAGGTGTTTTTGCAGATATAAAGGGCGGCCAACCCGGACCGACAGTAGCCATAAGGGCGGATATCGATGCACTTCCGATTGAGGAACGAACCGGGCTGCCATTTGCTTCGAAAGTAAAAGGAGTGATGCATGCTTGCGGCCATGATTTTCATACGGCAGCTGTAATGGGTGCTGCCTACCTTTTAAAAGAATGTCAATCAGAGTTGTGCGGGACAGTGCGATTGCTTTTTCAACCCGCAGAAGAATTTGGTGGCGGAGCGGTGCATGTGATAAAAGATGGTCAAATTGACGATGTAGCGGCTGTGATTGGGCTGCACAATAAACCCAATTTGCCTGTCGGCACCATTGGAATAAAAGATGGCCCGTTAATGGCGGCAGTGGACCGTTTTCATATTGTTCTTCAAGGGAAGGGGAGTCACGCGGCCATCCCTCAACACGGAAAAGATCCAATAGCGGCAGCGGCTCAGCTTATTACCGCTCTTCAAACTATCGTCAGCCGGAATGTCTCCCCATTAGATAGTGCTGTTGTAAGTGTAACGAGAATTACAGGTGGAAACACCTGGAATGTAATTCCGGGTGACGTCATATTGGAAGGAACGATTCGAACCTTTAATTCTGAGATACGCGAAGAATTAAAGAATAAGTTTTATTCGATTGTGAATCATATCGCCGCTGCTTTTTCACAGGAAGCTGCGATTGGTTGGTTTCCTGGACCACCCGCGCTTCATAATCATCCAGCTGTCACAGAAATGGCACGCAGGTCTGCTTTGGAGCAATCATTACACGTAATCAATCCAGAACCTTCAATGGGTGGTGAAGATTTCGCTTATTACCTTCAACATATCCCCGGTACCTTTGCCTTTTTTGGTACAAACGGAAACGAAGACTGGCATCATCCAGCCTTTACTGTTGATGAAAAAGCCATTATTAAAGCCGCTTATTTTTTATCTGGAAGTGCCAAGGATTTATTATCTAACCATGGTAAGTGGTGA
- a CDS encoding PLD nuclease N-terminal domain-containing protein, whose translation MELHYGWNELKDIDFMSILPIILPVIAIGMILVLIALIDLYRNRKTRKNVLLWTLIIIFANTIGPILYFVIGRKDSERI comes from the coding sequence ATGGAATTGCATTATGGATGGAACGAATTGAAAGATATTGATTTCATGTCTATTCTGCCGATTATTTTACCGGTAATTGCTATTGGAATGATTTTAGTGCTTATAGCATTAATTGATTTATACAGAAATCGAAAGACGAGGAAAAATGTTTTATTGTGGACACTCATCATTATTTTTGCAAATACTATCGGTCCAATTCTGTATTTCGTTATTGGTAGAAAGGACAGTGAAAGAATATGA
- a CDS encoding MetQ/NlpA family ABC transporter substrate-binding protein has protein sequence MKKCILPILLILGVLLTGCTSDSTNAGGKQTKVKVGIRNSELRTWEFLKEQAEKEGVEIEIANFSSAYDPNAALEEGDIDINAFQHVAYLDSFNAKNDTDIVPIGTTIIAPLGLYSSKYKSVEEIPNGAQIAVPNDQANWGRALLLLQEAKLLKVVDDFDGNGGQDKIKENPKKIKIVPVDGASAPRVMEDTAGSVINNGVAVEAGLTLKDALVHESSTAKPYINIIAARSEDQDNEVFRKLVDLYQSEKTAKFIEETYNGNYIPTFITLKELSSYKEIYSNK, from the coding sequence ATGAAAAAATGTATTTTACCTATATTGCTTATCTTGGGGGTGTTATTGACAGGTTGCACGAGTGACTCAACGAATGCAGGAGGGAAACAAACGAAAGTGAAGGTCGGGATTAGAAATTCTGAACTTCGAACATGGGAATTTTTAAAGGAACAGGCTGAAAAAGAAGGGGTGGAAATTGAAATTGCTAATTTCTCATCGGCTTATGATCCGAATGCAGCGCTGGAAGAAGGGGATATTGATATCAACGCCTTTCAACATGTTGCCTATTTAGATTCATTTAATGCGAAAAACGATACAGACATCGTTCCAATTGGGACTACAATTATTGCTCCTCTTGGTTTGTATTCAAGTAAATATAAATCGGTGGAAGAGATTCCAAATGGTGCACAAATTGCTGTGCCCAATGACCAGGCTAACTGGGGGAGAGCCTTATTGTTATTACAAGAAGCTAAACTCTTAAAGGTTGTTGATGACTTTGACGGGAATGGTGGACAGGATAAAATAAAGGAAAATCCGAAGAAAATCAAAATTGTTCCTGTCGATGGTGCAAGTGCCCCACGTGTGATGGAAGATACAGCTGGTTCGGTGATTAATAATGGAGTTGCGGTAGAAGCGGGACTCACTTTAAAAGATGCTCTTGTGCATGAAAGTAGTACTGCAAAGCCATATATAAATATTATAGCGGCCAGGAGTGAAGACCAAGACAATGAAGTTTTCCGAAAACTAGTTGATCTCTATCAATCAGAGAAAACGGCTAAGTTTATTGAAGAGACCTATAATGGAAACTATATTCCAACATTCATTACCTTGAAAGAATTGAGCAGTTATAAGGAGATATATTCTAATAAATAA
- a CDS encoding ABC transporter ATP-binding protein, with protein sequence MKLEIKNVTKKFKEKTAVSNFSMELQSGECVGLIGPNGAGKSTLIKVISDIIDPSMGEVLLDGKKISKMKKEIGYLPQYPNFFQWMTAKETLTFMGQLSGIKREELLSGIPEILSKVGLSGEENSKVRTFSGGMKQRLGIAQALLHKPALIVMDEPVSALDPIGRREVLNIIKDIKKDTTILLSTHILSDAEEICERFVIIKSGKKIEDTTMSELLNRNSGNKINVDITSKSQKWIENVKSLNFVKGVEVMGNKLKIEVENIESNKNMLLANALEHNVDLVRFEIDNDTLEEIFLKLVVEK encoded by the coding sequence ATGAAATTAGAGATTAAAAATGTTACAAAAAAATTCAAAGAAAAAACAGCGGTCAGTAATTTTTCAATGGAACTTCAATCAGGGGAATGTGTTGGATTGATAGGGCCAAATGGGGCTGGTAAATCGACACTAATAAAAGTGATTTCAGATATTATAGATCCAAGTATGGGAGAAGTATTGCTTGATGGTAAGAAAATTTCAAAAATGAAAAAGGAAATAGGCTATTTACCACAATACCCAAACTTCTTTCAATGGATGACTGCCAAAGAGACCCTCACTTTCATGGGTCAGCTCTCAGGTATCAAGAGGGAAGAATTATTAAGCGGCATTCCAGAGATATTGTCAAAAGTGGGGTTGAGCGGGGAAGAGAACTCCAAAGTGCGGACTTTTTCAGGCGGAATGAAACAAAGGCTTGGAATTGCACAGGCGCTGTTACATAAACCAGCATTGATTGTCATGGATGAACCGGTTTCTGCATTGGATCCAATCGGCCGAAGAGAAGTGTTAAACATCATAAAAGATATAAAGAAAGATACGACAATTTTATTATCGACGCATATATTAAGCGATGCAGAAGAAATATGTGAGAGGTTTGTCATTATAAAAAGTGGTAAAAAAATTGAGGACACAACAATGTCGGAATTATTAAACAGGAATAGCGGAAATAAAATCAATGTCGACATAACCTCTAAAAGTCAAAAATGGATTGAAAACGTTAAAAGCTTGAACTTTGTCAAAGGTGTAGAGGTAATGGGAAATAAATTGAAGATAGAAGTGGAAAATATTGAGTCAAACAAGAATATGTTACTGGCGAATGCTTTAGAGCATAATGTTGATCTTGTAAGGTTCGAAATAGATAACGATACATTGGAAGAGATATTCTTAAAATTGGTGGTGGAAAAATGA
- a CDS encoding GRP family sugar transporter, translated as MEGFLFALLPALTWGSLVLVSEKLGGNSYNQTLGITIGSLLFAIMMSFVNPPEWSSLVWIVGIISGIGWAFGQLFQFNSVKEIGVSKTVPISTGLQILGNTFFAVIIFREWNDRITVIIGIVAIICLITGVLLTSYGDGDNKKAGNMKKGVFYLAISTVGYVTYVIVVRWNEVDGWSAILPQAIGMFLAALLLSIKHKPFNKYARRNILTGLMWAVGNIGLLLANPKVGVAIAFSFSQMGIVISTLGGIFLLGEKKSKKQMAFVIIGCVLVIAGGVMIGFTKE; from the coding sequence GTGGAAGGTTTTCTCTTTGCGCTACTCCCTGCATTGACATGGGGCAGCTTAGTGCTTGTTTCCGAAAAACTCGGAGGCAACTCTTATAATCAAACGCTTGGCATTACAATCGGTTCATTACTTTTCGCCATTATGATGTCTTTCGTCAATCCGCCGGAATGGAGCAGTCTAGTGTGGATTGTCGGCATCATTTCCGGGATAGGCTGGGCATTCGGGCAGTTATTTCAATTCAATAGCGTCAAGGAAATCGGGGTATCGAAAACCGTTCCAATCTCAACAGGACTGCAAATTCTAGGAAATACATTTTTTGCGGTTATCATTTTCAGGGAATGGAATGACAGGATAACAGTCATCATCGGCATTGTTGCAATAATCTGTTTAATTACAGGTGTCTTGCTGACGAGCTACGGCGATGGTGATAACAAAAAAGCGGGAAACATGAAAAAAGGGGTTTTTTATCTTGCCATTTCGACGGTGGGTTATGTTACATATGTCATTGTTGTCAGATGGAATGAAGTTGACGGATGGTCGGCGATCCTGCCGCAAGCAATCGGCATGTTCCTGGCTGCCCTGCTCCTTTCCATCAAACATAAACCGTTTAATAAGTATGCTAGGCGTAATATTCTAACCGGATTGATGTGGGCAGTCGGTAATATCGGTCTCCTGCTTGCTAATCCAAAGGTGGGCGTTGCCATCGCATTTTCATTTTCCCAAATGGGAATCGTCATTTCCACTTTAGGCGGCATCTTTCTTTTAGGAGAGAAAAAATCCAAAAAGCAAATGGCCTTCGTCATCATCGGGTGTGTACTCGTAATTGCTGGCGGAGTCATGATCGGCTTCACAAAAGAATAG
- a CDS encoding thioredoxin family protein — MTTLNEWFEKGIPAKEFVASMKVHKENLQSIQEGFSISAEDQGFFDELKTKELRAIVITEDWCGDAMMNIPILLNISEAANIETRMVLRDQNLELMDQYLTNGTARSIPIFIFIDNNGEEKAVWGPRAPKVQEYVMELRSDLPAKDDERFEAEQKAVIKKITAAFAEEKHLWDEVYSSIKEALGNC; from the coding sequence ATGACGACACTGAATGAATGGTTTGAAAAGGGGATTCCTGCTAAAGAATTTGTAGCTTCGATGAAAGTTCATAAAGAAAACTTACAATCGATTCAGGAGGGTTTTTCCATTTCTGCAGAGGACCAAGGGTTCTTTGATGAATTAAAGACGAAGGAACTTCGAGCCATTGTCATTACTGAAGACTGGTGCGGAGATGCGATGATGAATATTCCTATATTGCTGAATATATCTGAAGCGGCAAATATTGAAACTCGCATGGTTTTACGAGATCAAAATCTTGAACTGATGGATCAATACTTAACGAATGGAACAGCGCGTTCGATCCCTATTTTTATATTCATTGATAATAATGGTGAAGAAAAAGCTGTTTGGGGACCTCGTGCACCAAAGGTACAAGAGTACGTAATGGAGTTGAGGTCTGACCTGCCGGCCAAGGATGATGAACGTTTCGAGGCAGAGCAAAAAGCAGTTATTAAAAAGATAACTGCGGCTTTTGCTGAAGAAAAGCACCTGTGGGACGAAGTATACAGCAGCATCAAGGAAGCATTGGGGAACTGTTGA
- a CDS encoding LLM class flavin-dependent oxidoreductase has protein sequence MNFKLGILDQSPIFPGNSAVDALKQTVNLAQKAEEWGYTRFWVSEHHHMEQVAGSSPEVLISYLLSKTTSIRVGSGGVMLQHYSPYKVAENFHVLSTLAPGRVDLGIGKAPGGFPLSTKALQFGTENDGKDFGERASLLQKIIENSINYDHLLSGIQATPIPPEKPETFLLGASSDSAQLAANLGMDFVFARFINSDDTMLYEASSAYRSKYPEGRFIVSVAVVAAPTQQKAEELASEHKLFKVHLQSGRTLTVQSREQAESFEKQAGEAYEIEEQTPSVIAGTPGYVNGILKELQEVFQVDEFILHTPLRTETERIQSFQLLSPLLLGDETII, from the coding sequence ATGAATTTTAAGCTTGGAATATTAGATCAAAGCCCCATTTTTCCTGGGAATTCGGCAGTTGATGCACTTAAGCAAACCGTAAACCTAGCTCAAAAAGCTGAGGAATGGGGATATACCCGTTTTTGGGTATCTGAACATCATCATATGGAACAAGTTGCTGGCTCTTCACCGGAAGTATTAATTTCTTATTTATTATCGAAGACCACATCCATTCGTGTAGGTTCTGGAGGTGTCATGCTTCAGCACTACAGTCCTTATAAAGTCGCTGAAAATTTTCATGTTTTATCCACGCTTGCCCCGGGCAGGGTAGATCTTGGCATTGGTAAAGCACCAGGTGGATTTCCTTTATCAACAAAGGCATTACAATTTGGAACTGAAAATGATGGAAAGGATTTTGGGGAACGTGCATCCTTATTGCAGAAGATTATTGAAAATTCAATTAATTACGATCATTTGCTTTCTGGTATTCAAGCAACGCCGATACCGCCTGAAAAGCCCGAAACTTTTCTGCTGGGTGCAAGTTCAGACAGCGCTCAACTAGCCGCTAACCTAGGAATGGATTTTGTATTCGCCAGATTTATTAATAGTGATGATACCATGCTGTATGAAGCTTCCTCTGCTTACCGAAGCAAGTACCCAGAAGGTCGTTTTATCGTATCAGTAGCGGTTGTGGCAGCTCCTACCCAACAAAAAGCAGAGGAGCTGGCAAGCGAACACAAACTATTTAAAGTTCATCTTCAAAGTGGCCGGACGCTTACAGTTCAATCACGTGAGCAGGCTGAGTCATTTGAGAAGCAGGCTGGTGAAGCTTACGAAATAGAAGAGCAGACCCCAAGTGTTATTGCTGGGACTCCAGGATATGTTAACGGGATTTTAAAGGAACTTCAGGAGGTTTTTCAAGTGGATGAATTTATTTTGCATACACCGCTTCGAACAGAAACAGAACGGATCCAATCTTTTCAGTTGTTGAGTCCGCTTCTCTTAGGGGATGAGACTATCATATAG
- a CDS encoding methionine ABC transporter ATP-binding protein, producing the protein MIEFRQVSKVFDDGEKKIEALKEINITVEKGDIFGVIGFSGAGKSTLIRTVNLLEYPTLGEVIVEGKDLTKMSEKDLREAKKNIGMIFQHFNLLNSKTVFDNVAMPLLLSKKKKKEIEERVYEILRFVGLENKAMNYPNQLSGGQKQRVGIARALATNPSILLCDEATSALDPQTTKSILNLLKRINDEYKITILIITHEMEVIKEICNRVAVMEDGSVIESGNVIDIFARPRTETTRNFIRSVVRDEVPSSVYGLLNENTYFSRIFKIDFLGLSSGQSIVSRTAKRFNVEINVLFGNITELQGIPFGNLIVEIVGNDDEIDRALQFIKNQKVEVKEVTKDGSKQRAHFKRLVGNAVHG; encoded by the coding sequence TTGATTGAATTTCGTCAGGTTTCAAAAGTATTTGATGATGGAGAGAAGAAAATCGAAGCGTTAAAGGAAATTAATATAACCGTTGAAAAAGGGGATATATTCGGGGTCATCGGTTTTAGTGGAGCCGGAAAAAGTACACTCATCCGAACTGTGAATCTGCTAGAATATCCTACTTTAGGTGAAGTGATTGTAGAAGGAAAAGATCTAACAAAGATGTCTGAAAAAGATTTGCGTGAAGCTAAGAAAAATATCGGCATGATTTTTCAGCATTTTAATTTACTTAATTCCAAAACAGTCTTTGATAATGTAGCGATGCCGTTATTGTTAAGTAAAAAAAAGAAAAAAGAGATTGAAGAACGAGTTTATGAGATTCTCCGGTTTGTTGGCCTAGAAAACAAAGCAATGAATTATCCAAATCAGCTATCAGGTGGACAAAAGCAGCGTGTCGGGATTGCCCGTGCATTGGCTACAAACCCCTCCATTTTATTATGTGATGAAGCAACATCAGCTTTGGATCCACAAACAACAAAATCAATCTTGAATTTGCTGAAACGGATAAATGATGAATATAAAATTACCATTCTTATTATCACGCACGAAATGGAAGTGATTAAAGAAATTTGTAATCGGGTTGCAGTGATGGAGGATGGTAGCGTGATTGAATCAGGGAATGTGATCGATATCTTTGCCCGTCCACGAACAGAAACAACACGTAACTTCATTCGATCGGTTGTTCGCGATGAAGTGCCATCAAGTGTTTATGGATTGCTCAATGAGAATACCTATTTCAGCCGTATTTTTAAAATTGATTTTTTGGGATTGAGCTCTGGGCAGTCAATCGTTTCAAGAACAGCGAAGAGGTTTAATGTGGAAATAAACGTTCTGTTCGGCAATATTACTGAGTTACAAGGCATCCCATTTGGTAATTTAATTGTTGAAATAGTAGGAAATGATGATGAAATTGATCGGGCATTACAGTTTATAAAGAATCAAAAGGTTGAAGTGAAGGAGGTTACGAAGGATGGAAGTAAGCAAAGAGCTCATTTTAAACGCCTTGTGGGAAACGCTGTACATGGTTAG
- a CDS encoding glucose-1-dehydrogenase: MYEDLEKKVVVITGAAKGLGKAMAERFGKEKAHVVLNYHTENDDHEEIIKTIEAAGGKAAAIQGDVSKEADVKKLLSFAADTFGTIDIMINNAGIENEVPSEKLTLEDWQKVIDVNLTGMFLASREAISYMLDHGIKGNIINMSSVHDRIPWPHFVHYAASKGGVKMMTETLALEYAPKGIRINNISPGAIDTPINAEKFNDPKAKQEVIDLIPMGYIGKPEQIAACAAWLASAESSYVTGMTLYADGGMTKYPGFQAGKG, from the coding sequence ATGTATGAAGATTTAGAGAAAAAAGTGGTAGTCATTACTGGGGCGGCAAAAGGGTTAGGAAAAGCCATGGCCGAAAGGTTCGGTAAAGAAAAAGCACATGTCGTATTAAATTATCACACTGAAAATGACGACCATGAGGAAATCATTAAAACGATTGAAGCTGCAGGCGGGAAAGCCGCAGCGATTCAAGGCGACGTTTCAAAGGAAGCTGATGTGAAGAAATTGCTTTCATTCGCTGCGGACACCTTTGGTACGATCGACATCATGATCAACAATGCTGGTATTGAAAATGAAGTGCCCAGCGAAAAATTGACGTTGGAAGATTGGCAGAAAGTCATCGATGTAAATCTAACGGGGATGTTCCTGGCAAGCAGGGAAGCAATCAGTTACATGCTCGATCATGGTATCAAGGGCAATATCATTAACATGTCATCCGTTCATGACCGGATACCTTGGCCTCATTTTGTCCACTATGCAGCAAGTAAGGGCGGAGTGAAGATGATGACTGAAACTCTTGCACTTGAATATGCTCCCAAAGGGATTCGCATTAATAATATTTCACCTGGCGCAATCGACACACCCATCAATGCCGAAAAATTCAATGACCCAAAAGCTAAACAAGAAGTCATCGACCTGATACCGATGGGATACATCGGAAAACCGGAACAAATTGCCGCTTGTGCCGCTTGGCTAGCGTCCGCAGAATCTAGCTACGTAACGGGAATGACCTTATATGCTGATGGCGGAATGACCAAATATCCAGGATTCCAAGCAGGAAAGGGCTGA
- a CDS encoding methionine ABC transporter permease yields MEVSKELILNALWETLYMVSISLFFGSIIGIFLGILLVVTRKGHIYENRFIFSIVNPIVNILRSIPFIILLVAIIPFTRLIVGTSIGTTAAIVPLVLHIGPYISRLVENSLLEVDEGIIEAAKAMGATPLQIIFRFLMPEAFASLILSITTATIGLVGATAMAGAIGGGGLGDVAITYGYQRFSTITIFVTVVILVIVVQGVQSLGNMFERKIRRV; encoded by the coding sequence ATGGAAGTAAGCAAAGAGCTCATTTTAAACGCCTTGTGGGAAACGCTGTACATGGTTAGTATTTCACTTTTTTTTGGAAGCATCATCGGAATATTCTTAGGCATTTTATTGGTTGTAACAAGAAAAGGTCATATTTATGAAAATAGATTTATTTTTTCTATAGTGAATCCAATTGTAAACATTTTAAGGTCGATTCCGTTTATTATCTTGCTTGTGGCGATTATCCCATTTACAAGACTAATTGTTGGTACGTCGATTGGTACCACAGCAGCAATTGTACCACTCGTGCTTCATATTGGCCCTTATATCTCAAGACTAGTAGAGAATTCGCTATTGGAAGTGGATGAAGGCATTATTGAAGCCGCGAAAGCCATGGGAGCAACGCCGTTACAAATTATTTTCAGGTTTTTAATGCCTGAGGCTTTTGCGTCGTTAATTCTGAGTATAACAACTGCAACAATTGGTTTAGTGGGCGCTACAGCTATGGCAGGAGCTATAGGTGGCGGTGGACTTGGAGATGTAGCGATAACATATGGCTATCAACGCTTTAGCACCATTACGATATTCGTCACCGTTGTAATTCTAGTAATTGTAGTTCAGGGAGTTCAAAGTTTAGGAAATATGTTCGAACGAAAAATTAGAAGGGTGTAG